From Macadamia integrifolia cultivar HAES 741 unplaced genomic scaffold, SCU_Mint_v3 scaffold401, whole genome shotgun sequence:
CTCCTCCACATGGAAAGAAGACTTCTACTATTCCACAACCCTCAAGATTTTCACACATATGGGCCTATGGCAAGACAGAGGGaagaaaaaagtgaacaaaTCTAAATACAAAAAGCagacctagagagagagagagagagagagagagagagactcaaatGAAACTCAATTGGTTTAAGGGATAAGGGTGGGGCCACGGGCCGGCCGGCAGCTTGACCATCTCTTGGCCTTGCATCAATTAAAGTTCTTCTTCTGTTGCCTATATATATTGTGGTTCTTGGCCATGTATTAATCATCATTCTacctccattcttcttcttctgttgtcTATATATATTGTGGTTATTCTCTCCTTGTGCAGTGAATTAGGGTTTTGCAGTGAAGATAATCTGATCAGTAACCATGGAAGGAGGTGATATTCCAATATTTTTGGAGCCGGGGCCACTAATATTGCCCGGTGGGTCTGGGGAAGCAAAGACCGGTGGTATTCATGAAGTTAAGGGGTTTCAGAACAGTGTCGAGATCGATGAACTTGCCCGTTTCACCGTCAATGAATACAACAAGAaacaagtatttttttttttctcccctaaaatcaatatatagataaatttttttgataTAAGAATTTGAGTTCATATCCTTGATGTTTGATCTTGTGTGCAGAACAAGGTTGTTGAGTTTGAAAA
This genomic window contains:
- the LOC122068455 gene encoding cysteine proteinase inhibitor A-like, translating into MEGGDIPIFLEPGPLILPGGSGEAKTGGIHEVKGFQNSVEIDELARFTVNEYNKKQNKVVEFEKVVNAKEQVVTGTIYYLTLEVVKDGKKKIYEAKVWVKPWMNFKELLEFKPVDGSDNQG